AGTTCATTCAATTCCTGATATGCGTAGGCAATCTCTACATCAAGGTCTTTACAAATCTTTTCAATACGATCACCGATTGCTTCTTTAAAGGCATCTTTAATATCTTTACGGATAATAAAAACTATTTTGTTGAACCCTGCTTCTATTGCATCATGGATAGAATAATCCATGATGATTTCTCCATTTAAACCAACTGGAGCAAGTTGTTTAATTCCGCCGCCAAATCGTGAACCGATACCAGCAGCCATGATAACTAGTGTTGTTTTCATAATATTTCCTCTTTATTCTTTGTATTTACATATAATTTATGTTCAATATTGACACCTATTTTCTTTGCTGGTACACCGCCAACAATATCATTCTCTTCAATATCTTTTACAACGGCTGCATTAGCAGCTATTATGACATTATCTTCTATTTTTATATTCCCAATAACTTTGGTTCCAGCTGAAATCCGTACTCCATTTCCTATTGTTGGAGGTTTTTTATCAAAAGTATACCCTATAGTAACTTGTTGATTAATCCAACAATCTGATCCAATTTTAAGAGCACTTATATTTGTTGCAAATCCATGCTGGATAAATAATCGTGGGCCAATTTCTGGAGTATTAATATACAATGTTTCCATACCTGGGAAAAGAACTTTCAATATAATTTTTCGTATTCCCCCCCAGCCTGTCCGAAAACCTTATTTTTAGGCATAAATTTAGCCCCTTTCCTTCATCTGTGACATTGAAAACTGAATAAAATACACAGGATGAAGAAAGAGGCTTATGCCTGTTCCATCAATTCCATCATTTTTTGAAATCCAAGGAGATTCTTCGCCCGTTCCAGGTTATAACCCAGACAAAAGAGCGCAAACTCTCCAGCCACTTTCCGTATTCCCCTTAAAAGAAAATAAGTGGCTCCCATTGCTCGTTTTATTGTTCCAAACGGATGCTCCGACAGGCACATCCTCCGGCTCATCTTTTCTTTATCCGGTTTCAGGAAAAACTTCACAACCTTTCTTTTTTCATAATGCCATTTTTCACCCGTTTTCGTTTCCTCCGGCTTCTTTCCTTCGGCTTCCAGCCAGCCCTTACATGGTTTTACCAGCTGATCTTTGGTAAAGTCGATCTCTTTCCATTCGCCTTTTCCCTTGTAACACTTATTGCGGTTCGGGCAATGTTTACACGCATTTTTATTGGCATAGCGGATATTCCCGTTTTTCTTTATGCTCTTCTGTCTCAGGATTTCCCCAGCCGGACAGTATACCAGGTTTCTCTCAGGATCTCTGACAAAATAACCTTCTTTTGCTTTTTCCTGCATTTCCTCAGGACTTCCATAAACACTGCTGTTTTCCCGTTTTTCATCCACCACTTTACGACGGACTGTTTCTACCTTCATATCCTGTATCACTTCTGCATAAACTTCCGGTATCTTACCTGCATGCAGTGCTTTCTTCAGTTCTTCTGGCTCTGTGCTGGCAGTATCCGTTTCTGCCTCTTCATAAGGGATTTCTATGTCATAACCGTCTTTTCCATCATCTGTTATGACATGTGGGATAATACCGTTCTCCAGACACTCCACCATATCTTCCACAGCTTCATAACCTTTATCTGCTACTACTTCTATGATCTTTTCCGGTTCAGAGCTCTTTATCCCCTGCATCGTACTTTCCAGCAATCCATGGTCGGTTACCTGATTGGTCATCTGAAAATCTCGGATCAGATGTGTTTCAGAATCTACCGCCGTCTGTGGGTTATATGCTACTGTAAACCCATTTTTATTTTTCATGAGTTTTGCATCCGCATCTGTGATCGAAAGCTGGGATACCCCGGTTTCTTCCATCAGCTTCTGATAACCTTCGTATCTGGCAAGTCTCTCCTGTGCTTCTTTTAACTTGGCTTCAAGACTTTCTCTTGTCAGTTCTCCTGAAATCACGTCTGTTTCTTCCTGCTTGTCCATTTCATTCAGGATCCTTAGATACTCATCTGTATGGCCATTCAGCCATTTGATCCTGTCATCCAGTTTGTTTTTGGTGAAGTTGTTATCTTTTGCGTTATCCGCCTGGATCTTTGTTCCATCCACGGAAGAAAATCCCCATTCCACTGCACCGGAGATCCGGCGGTTGAATTCATAAAAAATCTCTTTCAGGCTGTCTATGTTGTTTTTCCTGAAATCTGCAATGGTGCGAAAATCCGGTTCTACACCTCCGATCATCCATTTCACTTCAAGATTTACTTTACAGCTTTCAGCCAGTTTCCGTGAAGAACGGATACCTTTCCTGCTTCCGTAAATATATATCTTATAAAGGCTCTTAGGATCGTAAGATGGACGGCCTTCTGCTGCCACAGGTTTTACACCGTATTTCCCTATATCAAGATGGTTCACAAACGCATCAATTATCCTTGCAATACTTTCTTTATCTACAAATGCGTCCCATGAACAGCACATCAGCTGGTCACGGTCAAAACCTGAAACATATGGCATCTCAATTCACCTCAGAACAATTTTTCTCTGGTTTCATTATACTATATCTGAAACATAGATGCACGATTTCTGTGTACTTTATTCAGTTTTCAATGTGCAATTTTAATTTATATTGAACGCTCACAAGAGCATATCAATCTTTTTCTCATCAGATTAGATTATCCGAGTTTTCGGACAGTCTCCCCCGACAAAATCGAGGGCTACTTTCTTATCTCTTTTTTCTCATTTATTTCTTATATTTTTCTCCAACGACAGATAACCTGTGAACGTCTTTTGAGGGACATTCGCAGGCTCAGCCATTACCTCCTATTATTTATGATTCTCATTTACTTATTTATGATTGGGTCAAAATAAGCATCCAGGAAACCACTTTATTATATATTTCCGCTAGAAATGCGATTGGTTTCCTTTAATGAGAAGTCATAAGAATCATACTAAGGAACCTAGCTAAGCCAGCGAAAACCCTGTAAAATCAAGCCTTTTCTTGGTTGGCTCTATTATACCGCCGACTCCCTTTAAGATGTTAAAAAACTGTGGGAATTCATCGATACTCCAGTCTCTTATAAAGTTCCCGATTCCTTTCTTGACCGTTCCGTCCGGAAGCTTTTTGCTCCCAATAATACGAGGGTCAAAGTCAAGTTTGAACATCATACCGTCCTGGACACGATTCTCTGCCATCAGTTCGGCTTTCCGTTCTTCTGCATCCATATACATGCTCCGGAACTTATACATCTGAAACTTTTTCCCGTTCTTTCCTACTCTCGTCTGTTTGAAAAAGATAGGTCCGGGAGACTGCAGATAGATGGCTGGTCCGATAAAGATGAACAGAATAGCCGTAAATAGACACCCCAGGAGTCCTCCTGCGATGTCTAAGCCTCGTTTCACTATAAGCTGTCTGTGAGTAATATTGTTCATACTGGTAGTAAGAACGGTGTAGGTTCCAAGCTTCTCAACGAACTGCTTCTTTCCGAGAAGGTTTTGCGATTTGGCAAGCTTCATATGAACGACCACTCCCATTTCTGTGAACTTGTTAAGAAGTTCTGAAGGATATGGTTCGCTTTCTGAGATATTGACAAATACTTCATCTACCCATTCACGGCAAACATATTCTATAAGATCATCCTCATTTGCCACAACAGGCACACCGTCTATTATGCTGCCTTTTGCTTTTTTATCAAGGATACATACTCCTTTTACAAAATAATCTGCATAATTCTTATTCTTAATGTTATCAATCACATCATTTACATTCTGGGCGGATATAACGATTAAAAGGGAACGATTTCCGATCTCCACAAGGCATTTATGTAGAATGGCTTTCCACAGATTACGAACCACATAACTGATGATCAGATAAATAAGCCCTGTATATACTATAACAAGTCTGGAATAATCATCTGCTTCTTTAAATAAGAATAAATAAAACACTGAACTCAGTGTTAACAAAATATCATGTTTTAATGTCATGGTAAATTCTTGATAAAAGCCTCGTTTTAAAACATTCTTATATGAATCGAAAAAAAAGATAACCACGATGTCCAGGAGTGCGATGCTCCATATCATATCACGGTATAAAGAATTCGTGAGTATCTCCAGGTTTCTATGGCGTATTCCAAACGCCATCGTAAAAGAAATCCACAGACATATCACGTCTAAGATTATAAAATCCAGGTGCTTTAGCCAACCCTGTGCGCTCTTCTTGTACATACTGTTCCCCAATCTAGTTTCTTGTGTTTATTTATTAGCTATTAATCATTAGAGGAAGATATAGTGTTTTAATCCCCGCGAAATCCTAATCTTTCTCTATTGATAGTCCGTTTTTTCATACATTTTTATGTCTTTTCTCGGTAATTATGTATTAAAAGAGAAAAGTACACTTACAACGAGTAAATTGTAGCATAGATTTCTTTTTAAGAGTATAATAAAATGTAACAATTTTATTATTTTAATTTGCCTATTTTTAGTAAAGTCGAACTACATCCTTAATTTTCCACCAATTTTTCACTTAAAACTCATTCTTTAGTATATAGAGAGACCGAATTTTTCTTAAAAAAAACGAAAAAGAAGACATATCTGACAGCTGCTAAACTGCTTTGATATGTCTCCTTTATTTTATAAGGTTTTCTTTCTTATTTTACTTACTTAATAGGGTTTATTACTTCCCGTTATACTGATAGCGAACTCCTTTTACAACGTATCCTGCCGCTGTCTTTTTCAACTTCAGTGTTGTTGTGCCGATGTTTGTTTTGCTCTTCTCTCCGTAGCATCCTAAACGGTTCTGTGTTGTTACGGTGTAAATATTCTTACCGGTACGGGTTACCTTTGTGATCTTATAATCTGGAATCGTATCTCCGAAGTCTCCACCACAGTACATATACGGATCCTTGTAGAACTTGCTGTTGGAGCTGCATACTAACATCGCATGATTCTTATTCTTCTTGTTCCTGATGGTATTAACGGAAGCGCTCTTACCAAAAAGCTTCTTTGTCTCAGAACGAAGTTCCTTTGCTGTGTAGCTGTAGTCTCCTTTGTAATTATATCTTACAAATACGGCGATGGATAACTTGGCGTTATCGTTAAGCTTCATCTTTACCGGTCTGGTGGTGGACTGTTCGCTTAAGTTCATCGCTGTCGTATATGCGGTCATCATCTTGCTAATGTTCTTAATCTCACGATTCCCTCCCATCTTACCGGTTACATCTGTAGATGCTGCCTGTACCGGTGTAAATGGAATGAGTATTACTGCCATAAACATTACTGCTAAAATTGTACTTAATCTCTTCTTCATAGGGAATCCCTCCTCGTCTTCCTGATATAGTAAGGAATGTCTTTACATTTCCTATGCTTTTATTTTAATATTTTTACAGGAAAACTGCCATAACAGAAGTATTATCTTTGGTTACAGGCGGGATAAGAATGTATAACAAAAGTGTTAACATGGATTTTAATTGGTCAAAATTACAAAAGAAGCCCCCTTCTCTGCTTTCACAAAGAAGGGGGCTTCTTTTGATTCCATGCCCTACTATACTGGTTCTGTAGATTAGCTTACGGCACTTTATCTTTCGTATACACAAAAAACTTACAGTAGATGTAAGCTGTCCTCGTGAAGATTACTCTTCTGTCAGCTTATATCCGGCGATTCTGGCAAGCTCGCGGATAGAATCTCTTGATACCTTCTTACCCCTATATTCAATGAGGTCTTCACACTGTCCTGTAAAGATATCACTAGGGTTATACTTCTTAATGATGATCTTATCTTCTTCTGTGAAGATTTCTAAAGGTTCTCTCTCACCGATGTCGAAACTTTTACGAAGTTCCATTGGTAATGTAATTCTTCCTAATGAATCAAGCTTTCTTACTATTCCAGTACTCTGCATAACGTACTCTCCTCTCTGGCGCAGCGTCTACTTCTTAATTTATTTTTTTATGACCTGCTGCCTGTGCAATGTTTTTGTGATGACTGTAGTATATCATAGGGCGAATCATTTGTCAACTAAAAAATGGAAAGTTTTTTTTAAAATGTTAGACAGCGTGCAAACTGTTATTTTGAAGTTCTTATTACATTTCGCCGTTATATTCTCATTCTAGTATAATAATGGAAATTCTTGTACTTTCCCTTGTAAAAAGTTGTTATCTGTCTCTAAAAATGAGACTATCTCGCAAATGCGATGGCAACTTTTTACTTTACAGTTAACAAAATACCCCCACTTACAGCAATTGAAAATCGTTCTTTAACGAGTTCTTACTTTAACTTTACTTTAACTTAAGTAAATACTGCCCATAATTGGTCATCTTTAAACTTTCTCCAATCTCGTGAATCTTGTCTAAAGATATAAATCCTTCTTTCCATGCAAGTTCTTCTAAGCAGCCTACATAGCATCCGGACTTCTGGAGTGCCTTAACGATCTCAGCCGCTTCTAACATGCTGTCTGCGGTTCCGGCATCCATCCATGTGAGTCCTCTGTCGAATGGGATAACCTTTAACTGGCCTCTTCTTAAGTATTCTAAGTTAACATCTGTAATCTCGTACTCACCTCTTGCAGATGGCTCAAGATTCTTAGCGATGTCGATTACCTGGTTATCATAGAAATATAATCCCGGTACGATGTAGTTCGACTTCGGATTCTTCGGCTTCTCTTCGATGGATACGGCATGACCGTTCTCATCAAACTCTACTACACCGAATGGTCTTGGGTCATCTACATAATAACCGAATACCTTCGCACCATGGTCATCCTTGATGGCTTCCTTCATAATCTCATCAAGATTATGGCAGTGGAAAATGTTATCTCCTAATACGAGACATACGGAGTCATCTCCAATAAAATCTTCCCCGATGATCAGAGCATCTGCGATTCCGCGTGCAACCTTCTGTACGGCAAACTCGATATGAATTCCAAACTCACTTCCGTCCCCAAGAAGATTCGCAAATTCCTTCTCTTCTCCCGGTGGAATGATTACGAGAATGTCCTTGATCCCTGCCTGAAGTAAAGTAGCGATCGGATAATAAATTAATGGCTTGTCATATACTGGTAATAATGGTTTACAAACCGGCTTCGTCATAGGGTACAGTCTGGTACCTTTGCCGGCAGCTAATACGATTCCCTTCATATTAAAATCCCCTTGTCATTCGTTAAATATCTTATTATATTGTCATGTTACGGACTCTATAACGTCATTCCCAATGTTGTCACTCTTATGCAAATGATAGTAAATTCCCATTACGAAATCATCTTGCTTCCAATATTTTATATTATTTCCTTCCATTTGTCAAACTTTCTTTGCAAATTTAACTAAATATTTATATAGTTGGTTTTTATTTTTCTGCAAATGCGTTCTGTACTGCATCCATCAACCATATTTAGGAAAACTTTGCGGAAATTATCAAGGTCTGATTGTTCTACTTCTGACACAATATTCCCAAGCATGGAGGCT
This Anaerobutyricum hallii DNA region includes the following protein-coding sequences:
- a CDS encoding AbrB/MazE/SpoVT family DNA-binding domain-containing protein; the encoded protein is MQSTGIVRKLDSLGRITLPMELRKSFDIGEREPLEIFTEEDKIIIKKYNPSDIFTGQCEDLIEYRGKKVSRDSIRELARIAGYKLTEE
- the rfbA gene encoding glucose-1-phosphate thymidylyltransferase RfbA yields the protein MKGIVLAAGKGTRLYPMTKPVCKPLLPVYDKPLIYYPIATLLQAGIKDILVIIPPGEEKEFANLLGDGSEFGIHIEFAVQKVARGIADALIIGEDFIGDDSVCLVLGDNIFHCHNLDEIMKEAIKDDHGAKVFGYYVDDPRPFGVVEFDENGHAVSIEEKPKNPKSNYIVPGLYFYDNQVIDIAKNLEPSARGEYEITDVNLEYLRRGQLKVIPFDRGLTWMDAGTADSMLEAAEIVKALQKSGCYVGCLEELAWKEGFISLDKIHEIGESLKMTNYGQYLLKLK
- a CDS encoding transposase, producing the protein MPYVSGFDRDQLMCCSWDAFVDKESIARIIDAFVNHLDIGKYGVKPVAAEGRPSYDPKSLYKIYIYGSRKGIRSSRKLAESCKVNLEVKWMIGGVEPDFRTIADFRKNNIDSLKEIFYEFNRRISGAVEWGFSSVDGTKIQADNAKDNNFTKNKLDDRIKWLNGHTDEYLRILNEMDKQEETDVISGELTRESLEAKLKEAQERLARYEGYQKLMEETGVSQLSITDADAKLMKNKNGFTVAYNPQTAVDSETHLIRDFQMTNQVTDHGLLESTMQGIKSSEPEKIIEVVADKGYEAVEDMVECLENGIIPHVITDDGKDGYDIEIPYEEAETDTASTEPEELKKALHAGKIPEVYAEVIQDMKVETVRRKVVDEKRENSSVYGSPEEMQEKAKEGYFVRDPERNLVYCPAGEILRQKSIKKNGNIRYANKNACKHCPNRNKCYKGKGEWKEIDFTKDQLVKPCKGWLEAEGKKPEETKTGEKWHYEKRKVVKFFLKPDKEKMSRRMCLSEHPFGTIKRAMGATYFLLRGIRKVAGEFALFCLGYNLERAKNLLGFQKMMELMEQA
- a CDS encoding sugar transferase; the encoded protein is MYKKSAQGWLKHLDFIILDVICLWISFTMAFGIRHRNLEILTNSLYRDMIWSIALLDIVVIFFFDSYKNVLKRGFYQEFTMTLKHDILLTLSSVFYLFLFKEADDYSRLVIVYTGLIYLIISYVVRNLWKAILHKCLVEIGNRSLLIVISAQNVNDVIDNIKNKNYADYFVKGVCILDKKAKGSIIDGVPVVANEDDLIEYVCREWVDEVFVNISESEPYPSELLNKFTEMGVVVHMKLAKSQNLLGKKQFVEKLGTYTVLTTSMNNITHRQLIVKRGLDIAGGLLGCLFTAILFIFIGPAIYLQSPGPIFFKQTRVGKNGKKFQMYKFRSMYMDAEERKAELMAENRVQDGMMFKLDFDPRIIGSKKLPDGTVKKGIGNFIRDWSIDEFPQFFNILKGVGGIIEPTKKRLDFTGFSLA
- a CDS encoding serine O-acetyltransferase gives rise to the protein METLYINTPEIGPRLFIQHGFATNISALKIGSDCWINQQVTIGYTFDKKPPTIGNGVRISAGTKVIGNIKIEDNVIIAANAAVVKDIEENDIVGGVPAKKIGVNIEHKLYVNTKNKEEIL